Within the Chloroflexota bacterium genome, the region CGGAGGCTGTGCTCTAACAGCGCGATGTCTATGATGGCGGCGTTCTTCGCCACGCCTATTCTGTCGCAGAAGTCGCGGATTGCCTCCGGCGTGTAGCCGCGCCTGCGAAAGCCGGCAATCGTTGGCATTCGCGGGTCGTCCCAGCCGTTCACATAGCCGCCTTCGACTAGGCGCAATAGACGGCGCTTGCTAAGCACGGTATGGCTCAGGTTTAGCCTCGCGAACTCTATCTGGCGCGGCTGGTACATGCCCAGTTCTCCCAAGAACCAGTCGTACAGCGGGCGATGATCTTCGTATTCCATCGTGCAAATGGAGTGCGTGATGTGCTCGATGGAGTCGGATTGCCCGTGCGCGAAGTCGTACATCGGATATATGCACCACTTGTCGCCGGTGCGGTGGTGCTCGGTGTTGAGTATGCGGTACATCACGGGGTCGCGCATGTTGATGTTGGGCGATGCCATGTCGATTTTGGCGCGCAGCACATGCGCGCCGTCCGGAAACTCGCCGTCTTTCATGCGCTCCAGCAGATCAATGTTCTCTTCGACTGAGCGCTCGCGGTAAGGGCTTTCCCTGCCCGGCTCGGTCAGCGTGCCGCGATACTCGCGTATCTCGTCCTGGCTGAGGCTGTCCACATACGCCTTGCCGTCTAGCACGAGCTGCTTGGCGAATTCGTAGAGTTCGTCGAAGTAGTCGGATGCGTAGAGTTCGCGGTCGTGCCAGTTGAAGCCCAGCCAGCGCACATCCTCTTTCTGCGATTCGACATATTCGACGCTTTCCTTTGTGGGGTTCGTGTCATCGAAGCGCAGGTTGCACAGCCCGCCGAAGTCGCGCGCCAAACCAAAGTTCAGGCAGATGGACTTGGCGTGCCCGATGTGCAGGTAGCCGTTCGGTTCGGGCGGGAAACGGGTGTGAACGCGCCGGTCGAACCTGCCGGATTCGTTGTCGTCGTTGATTGCCTGCTGAATGAAGTTAGACAATGCCGATTCTTCGTTGATAGTCATGGGTTACTACTTCCTTGTCTCATGCCGCCTAGACTCGTCCCAACCTCGCCGTCCGGGAGAAATTATTGTGAAAAGAATAACACATCCATAACTTTGCTGGTTGGCGACTATTGGCGGCAATTACCGTATGACGACGGCTCATCTGGCGAAAATGTGTCGCAACACGAAGGCGTAATTGTGGTAATATCAAGCGCGGAGCAGACCTCGTAGGGCTAGGCACAGTCAATTCGAGCCAATGCACCGCATCCTAGCCTTCCCCCACCAAGGGAAAATACAAACGGAAATCATGCACACTTCTGATATTTCAGGGGCATTAAGAAATGGCGGCAGTATTAGCTTGCCGTTTCACTTGATATAGATTTGACTTTTGGCAAGCGGACGCTTCACTGAAACGGCTTCGAGTCTGGGCGGCAAACACAATGGATGATACACA harbors:
- a CDS encoding glutamine--tRNA ligase/YqeY domain fusion protein, translating into MTINEESALSNFIQQAINDDNESGRFDRRVHTRFPPEPNGYLHIGHAKSICLNFGLARDFGGLCNLRFDDTNPTKESVEYVESQKEDVRWLGFNWHDRELYASDYFDELYEFAKQLVLDGKAYVDSLSQDEIREYRGTLTEPGRESPYRERSVEENIDLLERMKDGEFPDGAHVLRAKIDMASPNINMRDPVMYRILNTEHHRTGDKWCIYPMYDFAHGQSDSIEHITHSICTMEYEDHRPLYDWFLGELGMYQPRQIEFARLNLSHTVLSKRRLLRLVEGGYVNGWDDPRMPTIAGFRRRGYTPEAIRDFCDRIGVAKNAAIIDIALLEHSLRGHLNKTAPRAMAVIRPLKVVITNYPEGETDWLDAVNNPEDETAGTRNVPFSRELYIERNDFMEDPPRRFYRLAPGREVRLRYGYFIKCEGVVKDDDGEVIELRCTYDPETRGGSAPDGRRVRATLHWVSAAHAIDAEVRLYDHLFTRWNPDEEADDGADWLSLLNPESLVVVEAAKLEPGLADASPGSRYQFERQGYFCVDTRDTMSGKPIFNRTTTLRDTWARVQRSQSNR